GACCTTAAAGAAGTTATGGCCTCCCACGGGGTGGATGGGGCTGTTCAGGCCCCTTCCCTGGCTCAGCTCCCCCCACCCAGGTGAGACAGAGGCCTTGCTCAAGATgccctgggaggagggggaacCTCCTCGTTGGCCTCCTCCCAGAGCACCCAGGAGGGCTGGCTCCCAGCCTGCATTCAGCCCTGGCTCTCCTTCCCAAAGCACAAGCGGAAGCCCTGAGGACCCTGGGCAAGCTGTGACTCGGAGGGCTGGGGCCTCACCAAGCTCAGTCTCTCTTCTCTGTGGAGCCATGCTTTCTTCTGCCTTTGGCTCTAGGGGGCGCCAACCACATTGACTACAATGGGAATGCTGCTCCTGGGGTCGCACAAAGGAGCAGTGGGCTTCTGCCCCCCACAGTCAGGCCAGCCCGGTGCTTCTGCACAGGAATCCTCAGATCCTGACCCCTTTCTGTCCCAGGTGACCCAAGGAGGGCTGACAGGAATAAGGGGCCCATGGAAAGTACTGcatccttccccttcctccagccaGAGTCCTCTCACATCCACTAAGAAGAAGCAAGAAGATCTACCCATATCTTCTCAGCTCCGACTCTAGCCACTccaatgtgtatgtgtatgtatgaacATGCGTGTACACATGAGGTATGGACATGAATCAGTTTGGTGGGAGTTCACGGAGTCATGGTCCTGAAGGTTGGGCCCTGATGGAGGGGGTGGGGAACAAGGGCATTGAGACCCAGCCCTTGTTCTGCTAGCTAAACCATGTGCCTTGGCATGCAGCAGCTGCATTGACTGGAGGGGTTTGCAAAGATCCTCTACGGTGAGCTGCAGTCCAGGATTATAGAtagacacatacatgcatgcatatatgggTGCATACAGGTAGCTGCATATGTGTAAATAAATGCTGCTCAACGTATATAAGACAGACAAATCCACAGTTGTGTGTGTAACTAGCTACTTCCTGGTGCAGCCCACGAGAAAACCCATGTGAATTGAATGCAGACAGATGTGTGTGCaggttgcttttttgtttgtttgctttttgagatggagtctgtctctgtcgcccaggctggagtgcagtggtgcgatctctgctcactgcaacctctgcctcctgggctcaagcgattctccggcctcaaccttcagaatagctgggattacaggtgcctgccaccatgcccggctaatttttttttggcggggggatagaatttcgctcttgctgcccaggctggagtgcaatggcgtgatctcgactcactgcaagctctgcctcctgggttcaagcgattctcctgcttcagccttgattctcctgcctcagtagctgggactacaggcgcgtgccaccacacctggctaatttttgtatttttagtagagatgggatttgtccatgttggccaggctggtcttgaactccttacctcaggtgatccatctgccttggcctcccaaagtgctgggattacaggagcaagccatcatacctggcctaatttttgtatttttagtggagacagggttttaccgtgttggccaggctggtcttgaactcctaacctaaaatgatctgcctggctcggcctcccaaagtgctgggattacaggcatgagccactgtgcctggctctccaggttgccttttttttttttttttttttttttgtgatggagtctctctctgttgcccaggcaagagtgcagtggcgccatctcggctcactgcaagctctgtctcccgggttcacgccattctcctgcctcagcctcctgagtagctgggactacaggcgcccgccaccatacccagctaatttttttttttatgtttttagtagagatggggtttcaccttgttggccaggatggtctcgatctcctgacctcatgatcctcctgcctcagcctcccaaagagctgagattataggcgtgagccaccatgcccagcctccaggtTGCTTTTAtaagggaagaggaaaagaaataaaaatagaagtgtgTGTAGTGTCTGCTGGTGGAAGAGCTTCCCCTGTTTTTTTCCCCTGCTCTGGTTCCCAGGCTAGATTTGGATGCCAGCAGGCCCAGGATGGGACAGGGTGAGGATGGGTGTTGTGGGCTGGGGTTCCCCATTTTCTTTCAGTGTTGAGGAGTCCTTTGCCAGTTTCTGCCCTGTGCTGCCTTTGCAGCTCCACTTGAGGCAGGGATGGGCTGGACGCATATTATAGGGTGGGAGGAAAAGGGGGCAGCATGGCAGGGGTGCTCTACCACTCCCATAGCCTGTGATCTGGGCCCTGGCACCAGGAGTCTATGGTTCTGTCTTGAGTCACAGGCTGGCAGTGGGGCCAGAGGGCAGGTACTCAGTGATGGCTCCCTGATTCACCATGGGGCCTCCCAGCCTATAGAGGCCTGGAGGGTGGGGTGCATCTTTCTGGGTCAAGGGTCATTAGAGTCCTCGTGTGAGGGTTCTATATATGTGTGAGCCCATGGCGAGGCTCTCATGTGAATGGGATCCCTGATCATGGGAGCAGAGCTCAGTGTCTATAGGCAAGTGTGTGACTGCAAaccacagggtgtgtgtgtgtgtctgtgtgtttgtgtgtgtgtatgcacaagTGCCTGCATGTATGTGAATCTACTTTATGTGTATGCTAAACCCATCTCTTTGGGCATGAACCACCTCTGGGACTGGGAGcccttatttcctttcttttcttttcttttttaacatgcCTAtctaggccaggtacggtggctcatgcctgtaatcccagcactttgggaggctgagacaggtggatcacctgaggccaggagttcgagaccagcctggccaacatggtgaaactccgtctctactaaaaaaaaaaaaaaaaaaaaattggccgggcatggtggtgcatgcctgtaatcccagctactcgggaagctgaagcaggagaatcgcttgaacccgggtagggtgatctcggctcactgcaatctctgcctcctgggttcaggtgatcctcctgtctcagcctcccgagtagctgggattacaggcgtgtggcaGACGTGGTTGATGCCCAAAGGGACGGGTTTAGCAATACTCATAaccctacaatcccagcactctaggaggccaaggtgggcaaattgcttgagctcaggagttccagaccagcctggccaacatggcgaaaccccttctctacaaaaaatacaaaaattagccgggcatcgtgatgcatgcctgtagtcccagctatttgagaggctgaggtgggaggattgtttgatccCATGAGCTAGAGGCTGGAGTGAGTCATAATCCATGTTTTTAAGAGCTTGTTTAGCTTCTTCTGCTACCTCTCCTAACACAACCTGTCCACTTGAAGGGTCCATGCCTATCTGTCCTGAAATGTCAATGGTCCTGTCACCTAGCACAGTTTGACTGTAGGTCCCAATGGCCCCTGGGGCTTTCTTGGTGCTGATCACATTTCTGATCAAGGACGACAGGGCTAACCCTTCTCTCTTTTGGCCCCTCTGGGAGAAGAACCTCTCCACTAGCCCTGCTCACTTCTCACTGAACCGTGGGAGcccttatttctattttgtttttttttgagacggagtttggcgcttattgctcaggctggagtgcgatggtgcgatctcaggtcactgcaacttccgcttcctgggttcaagtgattctcctgcctcagcctcccggacagctgagattacaggcacccgccatcacgcctggctaatttttggtatttttagtagagacagtcttgaactcctgacctcaggtgatctgcccgcctcggcctcccaaaatgctaggattataggtgtgagccacctcgcccagctggGGGCCCTTATTTCTCATCTTCATCCCTCAAGGGACAAGTCCTCAGGGTCATTAGCCCACCTGGATTAAGTCCCTCTGGAAAATGATTTCTTTGATCTCCTCTGGCAATGCTGCCATAGAAGCTCGGCATAATGGCATGTTGTTTGCTCCCAGGCCACCAGATGTTTCCTTGTTATGAAAAGCAGCATAGAGGGCAAggttgcactttgggaggccgaggtgggaggatcgtttaaagccaggagtttgagactaacctgggcaacatagcaagacctcatttttacgacagatttttaaaaattagctgagtgtcaCGGGGGCACAGAGTCCCTATAGTCCCAtccattctggaggctgaggtgggaggatcacttgagcccaggagttcgaggctgcagtgatctgtgattgcaccacagcctgggtgatgaagcaaGACCCTActctttaaagagagagagagagcaaggttGTCCCATGATCCCCCTCAGATAGGGCTGACTCCCCCACAATTAAGTTTGCTTAAAGAGACAGacttgccgggcgcagtggctcacgcctgtaatcccagcactttgggaggctgaggcgggtggataacttgtggtcaggagttcgaaatcagcctggtcaacatggcgaaaccccatctccaccaaaaaaacaaaaattagctgggcatggtggcgtgtgcctataatcccagctacttgggaggctgaggcaggagaatcacttgaacctgggaggcggaggttgcagggagccgagatcacgccattgcactccacctaggcgacagagagagactccgtctaaaaaaaaaaaaagagacaaacaacTCTTTCTTGGCCAGGGGTAAGTCAGATGGGAGAGGAGAGGGTTAAAAACAGCTGGGACTCAGCCTGCTGGCAAACATGTGGCATGTGGCATGTTGGGGCAACTGCAGCTCAGCCTCTGGAGCCATGTGAGCAATGCACGCAGGTACACGTGTGACAAGCTAGGTCACCCAACCATGTTCAACAGGCATGTGCACAGCCACGAGGAATGCCCAGCTGCACAATTAGGCACACAGGACATCTGCCATGTGTAGACACAGCTGTGGACATAGCTGGCCAGGACATGCGACACACGACGTGCTCACAGCACAGGGAGAAGGGCCCATGAAGTCTGGTTGAAACTCAGCACATGTGTCTGTGTGCCCACCTGGGTCTGGGCTGCTGCCCCCCTGACACAAGCTGTCCCTTTGAAGGGTCCGTGCCTATCTGTCCTGACAGAAGAAACAGTGTTTCTTCTCACTTGGGGCTCGCAGCCTCCTCCTGCTGCCTCGAACTGAGGACCTGTTGGGTCCAGTCATCCTGGAGAGATGCGGCCAGTTTCTTTCTGACAGGTCTCCTCCTGCCCCCAAGGAAGTGGGGTGATCACAGGGCCCAGGTGGTCTCTGTGACAGCTGCATCCTCTCCAGCCATGGCCCTGAaccctgcctgtaatcccaccattggCTCTCAGATCTGCCTAAGTCTCTCAGCACCCATGACTTCCCCTCCCCTAAGCGCCCTCCAAAGGCCACCCGTCCCTCAAAGTTCCTCACACTCCATGCCCGCAGCTCCCTCCACCCGGCGTCCGCACCAGCCTCCCAGCCGAGGTGGGGCGGCTCCGGGACTGCAGGGCGGGGCTGCAAGGCGGGCGGGGCCCGTGTCTCCCGCGCTCCTATAAAGGGAGCAACCAGCGCTGGAGGCCGCTGCTCGCTGCGCCCGCCGCCTCCCGCCACCCCTGCCCGCCCGACAGCGCCGCCGCCTGCCCCGCCATGGGTCGACAGAAGGAGCTGGTGTCCCGCTGCGGGGAGATGCTCCACATCCGCTACCGGCTGCTCCGACAGGCGCTGGCCGAGTGCCTGGGGACCCTCATCCTCGTGGTGAGTGGAGGGAGCCGGGGAAGCCCTTTTCTTTCCAGCCCTTGCACTCCTCAAACTCTCACTTCCCCGAAGGGGCTGTGTTTTCCAAGGTAGCCTGGACCCACCTCCCCAGCTCTGACCCCCCACGCTTAACCGCGGAGGATCAAGCTGACTTCCAAAGTCCTCTTCCCCACGGTTCTAACCCCCTCTCTGACAGCTCCGACTCTTGCCAGAATGACAGCTGTTACTCCCCAGTGAGTGCCGATCGTTTACCCTCCCACAAGTGACTCAGCCCACAGGCTGGGGGCAGCGGTCACGCTTGCAGTCTGGGACCGCCAGCTACTTCCCCTGCCTCCCACAGCCCTCCAGTTTCCCAGAATCCCAGCCCCCAGATGTAGGGGAGGGGGCGGAGGCAAATGAGCCATTATTAGGTTATTTGGGTCCTGGGTGTCTGGCCTCTAATGAATAATTAAGCCTCAAAAAGTccaaaagttgcagtgagtgaggACAGTTTGCACGAGCGGGGGCAGAGGGCGCAGGCCACATGGGCTGCAAACAGCGAAGTGGGAAGGGAGGCAGATTCTGACGGTAGAAGGGTGGGAGGAAGCTAGGCCCGGGCACAGAAGACGCGTGTCTAAAGTTGCTCCCCTGGTGCTGAGCGACTCCCAGGCCCTGTTATCCAGACAGATGCTGTCAGCGTCTGTGCAGAAGACGACAAGCATTCTGGTTATTCTCGGGTCTCTTGGTTACTCTGTGGGTTCTCTGAGTGAGTATTTCCCTGCCTGAGTTACTCCTCAGTCCTAGTTACTCCTTGGTTACACCAGTTTCACCCTGGTTTTGTTCTGGGTGACTCTGTTTGCACTTCTTAGGTCTGGCAGACCCACCAGTTGTGGTTCTATTTCCTGTCCCAGTTACTCTCTGATTTTCAGCCGCTCATGTGGTTACACCTGTTTTCCTCTGGGTTCAGTTGCTACATTGCAGTGGGTGGGTTACTCCgttcctgccccagccctagGTAGTACAGACCAGCTGGCCCACTGTGGCCTAGGAAGCTTAACTAAGGGCAAGTAGGGATCCCCAAATGGTTGAGGATCAGGATCTGTGGGCAGAGGAGGGCTGAAATCCACTTCTGGCTTCCAAGAATAGGAAGTGGGGAAGCCACAGGGGGCATTTTATCCACAGCCTCCCATAAGATTAGTCGTCCTATCAGCCAGCCCTAGCCCCTCTTTCCTGTGCCAAGAAGGCAATGGGAGGTGGCCTTTATCACTGTCCTGCCTCGGAGCCCCCACTCCTATCGGAGTCCTGAGTCCAGCTACCTGTTTTAGAGCAGCCAGGCCAGGGGAGGATGATGTCTTCTATTTTCCTAGAGGGGCCTCCTCATTCCCTCCCAAGTCTCAGTTCACTCTCTCACAAAGGAGCCGTTAGTCCTCCCACTGAGCCCCAGGATCATCAGGCTTATCCCAGACCACAAAAGAAGGGTGTTAAATTTGTGGGGGAAGGGTTGCAGGCTCAGATGGATGTGAGGTATTGGGTATCAGTGAGAAGCAGAACTTCAAGGACTGCATGAACTGGAGGGGCAGGCCTGGGGGTCCCTTTGTAGTGGGTGAGTGCCTGCCTGCATACCTGTGTGTTGGGAGCCTAGGCctgcagtggcagaatcagggTTGGCTTTGGGGTGAGGAAAGCCCCTTTCTCTGAGATACCTGGTGTGAGGGCAGGGGGTGGTGCTGGCCAAGAACtcagggaagggggtgggggaggaagaggaagattaGCCCCAAGGTGGTGGAACTGGCTCTGACAGCTCCTCCCTCCGAGGCCTCCTGGGGTGGAGCCAGGTCCGAGCCTTTGGCAGGCAAGGAGCTGCGGCCAGGGCCTCCTAAGTAGGGCAGGGTGCCTCAGACCCTCACGTACCTGTCTCCCACCACCCCTCCTCACACATACACCTGCAGTCTCTGATCTTTGCTCTCACCTGCCTGCACACCTTTGCCCCATGTCATTGCTGCTGGCTTCTCTGTTATCTCTTGGTCTTTCTGGGATGATAATCAAAATGCTTAACCATCCAGTGCAACATGCACTGACCCGTCAGAATAAACAGGGCCTGTAGCACAGGTCCTGGAAACTGCCTGCTCTGTGGGCATAAAACCTTTAGTTATGGGCAGGTGGGAGCGGAGACCAGGGGAAGGCATTGGAGCAGCTTTGAGGGACACTCAGGGGGCTCAGGGCAACAATTCTTTACAGCTGCTGCAGAAGTATTTTCAGGCTTGAACAAGGGGAACAGACATagtacattctttttcttttttaaatagagacaaggtctcactatgttgcccaggctggtctcaaactcctggattcaagatcctcccatctcagcctccaaagtgctgggattacaggtgtgagccaccacagctggctccAGTATGTTCTATATTTGTAGAACACCAGGCTCTTAGTCTCTTAGTTCCCCCATTTTTGGCAGAAAGTTTAGAACCGATCTCCCCATTTCTACTGCCCTGGGTCCCGGGCTGGGGATAGTGAGAGGAGCCACACAGATCCCTGTCTGTAGGACCTCCAAATCTGAGTGGGGAATCTGGACCCCTGAGAGCAGAGGTCATGGGTGGAGAGAGGAGACGCTGGGACAGGGACAGGTAAAGGAAGGGGAGGTTGCTGAGGGGGACATGGTGAGGGCTGGGGCTCTGATATCCTGGACTCAGGAGAAGTGGATTCAACCTCACTTCTGGTCTCCTTCCTATTTATTTGTGCCGCCCATtgccaccactaccaccaccacatgagcttttctttttaactcttttttttttaatttaacttttttttttttttgagatcgggtcctgctctgttgcccaggctggagtgcagtggcgcaatcttggcccactgcaacatctgcctcccgtgttcaagtgattctcttgcctcagcctcccgagtagctgggattacaggcgcccgccaccacgcctggctactttttgtatttttagtagaaatggggtttcgccatgttggccaggctggtctcaaactcctgacctcaggtgatccacccacctcggcctaccaaagtgctgggattacagtgtgagccactacacccggcctacATGAGCTTTTCTTTGGGGCAGCTGGGGGATGAGTGAGAGGCTTCCCACCTTTATGGTCCAGGCCTGAAGGGCTGCGGAGAAACTTGTGCTAAGGTGAAAGCTGTTCCCCTACACCTACGCCTGCTGGAATTCAAGGAAAATCAGTGAAGATGGTTCAGTCATCTTCTAGGATCCCAGTCGCAGACCCTGCTTCCAGCCCTTTCCATAGGGCCCTCTCATATTAGAGTTGGGACAGTGTGGGTGGGAAGGCATGTGTCCTTTTTCTGGAGAGTGCAATTGCAGCAGAAGGGGTTTGGGTTGGGTTCCAGGAAGGGCCTCTAGTCCTCCCAGTGGTGGCGGGTGGGCAGGTTGTTGGCTTCACCCCTTCCTTCTGGAGTGAGAGTTGCTGGTCCTCACCCTCCCTGCCTGTTCTTCTTCCTGACAGATGTTTGGCTGTGGCTCCGTGGCCCAGGTTGTGCTCAGCCGGGGCACCCACGGTGGTTTCCTCACCATCAACCTGGCCTTTGGCTTTGCTGTCACTCTGGGCATCCTCATCGCTGGCCAGGTCTCTGGTAAGGCCTTaaccctgcccccagcccttggCCCTCAATAACATTCCCACTAGGTGTCCTGGCATTCCTAAGGGCAGGTCACAGCCGTGGCCTCTGCTTTGGCCCCTTGGGAAAGGAGGGTGGAGAAGAAACTTGACACTTAGAACCTTCGACTCTCACCTTGGAATCAGAGATTATCAGCTGACCTGTTACATAGACCAACCGCCATCCTGTGCAAGAAACCCGTCTCTGCACCCCTTCTCACGGTACCCTAGCCTCCTGACTGTGGCAGGCTGCAGCTAATAGGTCCCATGTCCCCTCTGCCCAGGGGCCCACCTGAACCCTGCCGTGACCTTTGCCATGTGCTTCCTGGCTCGTGAGCCCTGGATCAAGCTGCCCATCTACACCCTGGCACAGACGCTGGGAGCCTTCTTGGGTGCTGGAATAGTTTTTGGGCTGTATTATGGTAAGCATTCCCCACCCTGTCCTCCTCCACTACCCCCCACCCTCTGTTCAGGACCTGCTGGCACCAGTCCTTTTGATGACAGACGGCTAGGGcctgcccaggccccaggctcATGACTCACTCATTCATGCACAGGGCCAAGGTGGGGGGCATGAGGGGAAAGAAACAAGTTGGGCGATAACAAGAGTCTCAggccctccaccccaccccacgtCACCCCCTCTGCCTGCTGCAATATAGCAGTATTGCTACTTACCCATAACTcgtgggagggtggggagggcacACCTGAGAGGGAAGGCTGGGCTCAGGCCTCTCCCCCGACTCACTCTGGGTCTAATCTGTCACCAGATGCAATCTGGGGCTTTGCTGacaaccagctttttgtttcggGCCCCAATGGCACAGCTGGCATCTTTGCTACCTACCCCTCTGGACACTTGGATACGATCAATGGCTTCTTTGACCAGGTACGGGCTGGGGACGTGTGAGGGGAACGCAGAGAGGGAACCAAGTTGCCTTGGTAGCTCATGGGCTGGTTGGGGGACAGGACTCCTCGACTGTAGCAGGGTTTCTCAAATCTGTGGGGTAACCGCATCAGAATATGGTGGCAGGTACTTACAAAACATGCGGCTCTCCAGCGGGTTCTTGTCACGCAGACATCCTAGCACCATTGCTTTCAGGAGAAGAGCATGGGTGGGCGCTGACAAGAGTTTAAGAGCTAGAGGGAAGACAGGGGACGGAAGGAGGGgtcagagaaagggagggagctGCCGCTCACCCTGTTCTCCCCACTGCCCAGTTCATAGGCACAGCCTCCCTCATCGTGTGTGTGCTGGCCATTGTTGACCCCTACAACAACCCCGTCCCCCGAGGCCTGGAGGCCTTCACTGTGGGCCTGGTGGTCCTGGTCATTGGCACCTCCATGGGCTTCAACTCCGGCTATGCCGTCAACCCTGCCCGGGACTTTGGCCCCCGGCTTTTTACAGCCCTTGCGGGCTGGGGCTCTAAAGTCTTCACGTGAGTACAGCCCCCACCCAGCTCACCCCAGCCTGCCTCTCCTCTGCCCTGCCCGCCACGTCCCTGACTATGAGTGTCTGTCCCCCAGGACCGGCCGGCattggtggtgggtgcccatcGTGTCCCCACTCCTGGGCTCCATTGCGGGTGTCTTCGTGTACCAGCTGATGATCGGCTGCCACCTGGAGCAGCCCCCACCCTCCACGGAGCAAGAGAATGTGAAGCTGGCCCATGTGAAGCACAAGGAGCAGATCTGAGTGGGCAGGGGCCATCTCCCCACTCTGGGGCCCTGGCCTTGAGCATCCACTGACTGTCCAAGGGCCACTCCCAAGAAGCCCACTTCACGATCCACCCTTTCAGGCTAAGAAGCTCCCTATCTACCCTCACCCCACGAGACAGCCCCTTCAGGATTTCCACTGGACCTTGCCCATATAGCACCTTAGGCCACTGCCTCTAAGCTGGGGTAGAACCGGAATTTGGGCCAATACATCCTTTTGTCTCCCAAGGCAAGAGAATGGgcagcaggtgtgtgtgtgtgtgcatgtgtgtgcacgtgtgtgtgtgtgtggcttcaTATACTCAGGGCAAGGGAGCAGTCGGAAGGGATTCTGGCTGTTGGGGGAGCCCAGAGACAGGGGAAGGCAGCCTGTCCATCTGTGCATGGGGAGAGGAAAGTTCCAGGGTGTGTATGTTTCAGGGGCTCCACATGGAGGAGCTGCAGATAGatatgtgtttctgtgtatgtgtatgtctgcCTTTTTTTCTAAGTGGGGGCTTCTACGGGCTTTTGGGAGGCAGGGTGGATGTGGGTAGGGCTGGGAAGAGAGGGCCACAGCTCAGGTTTGGAGCTCTGGATGTATATACATAAGTAGGATCAGTGGGACACGTTTCTGTCATAATGCAGGCATGAAGGATGGGGTGAAGTCCAGGTCATAAGtttcatgtttgcttttgttttgttttgttttgaatgtaTGTAGCAGATGTTACAGTCTTAGGGATTGGGGATGGGAGACCCCACTTTAGAAAGGGTCGTCACTCCTTTAATCCTCTACTCAACAATGtactcttttatcttttatattaaaaaaaataaatatgtgcctAAAACCTCCAGTTGTGCAAATATCTTTCTGCTTGCTCTGCTGCTTTTCTGGGGCCAGTTAAGGAGCTTCAGCATGCCCACACTGACCCAGGGTGCCCGGCTGAGTGTCTGATCTGGTCAGGTTACCCTGCGGGTCATACAGAGAGGTTAGAGAGCCTCTTCACCAAGCCTCTCAGTTTGAACTCAGTGGTCCCAAACTTTTCCCCAAGTTTCCACCCTCATGGGCACCCCCAGCATAATGAATGGAACCTTCTTCCCAATCCCTGTACCCACACATCACCCCAGAAAGGCTTGAGCCCCATGCAGGGAAGATCTTGCTGCAGAGCTGCCCAACGGGGAGAACTGCTGCCCAGGAGGTGGTGAGTTCCCTGTTCCTGGAGGAGACCCATCAGACTGGGAACCTGTATTGTCCTCCACAACCTGCAGCTATTCAGGCTCCATAACCTCCACCCAGACCTTGGCCACAGCCCCCTtggcagcctccctgcctccaggcctgCCCCAGTCAGTCCACAAAGCAACCAGAGGGATCTCTTCAAAAGCCCTGCTGAAAGTGCCCATCTGGAGACCATCCACAACCCCCCATCTGGCGTTCAGGACCTCCAGGACCCGGCTCCTGACCCTACCCCTCCTCTCACACGGCTCCATCCCCCGCAGCCTACTTTATGTGTTTCTATGTTTTTGTGTCTTCAGACTTTGCTCCAAAGTCTCAACTCACATCTTTGCTCATTAAAGTCCTCATGATCTGCTTTAACGCCTCTTCCTCCGGGAAGCCATCCCTGCTCTGCCTCACCCTTCCAGCATCTTCTAATCATCTGTCTTAAGTGCCGAGACCTGCAGTTGCGTTCACGCTCATCTCCCCTTCTGCTTCatttcttcagtcttttcttCACTTCTACAGAGGCACCTCTGTGCCCAGTAAGGCAGGGGGTTGGAAGATTGACTCTGGCACTCTGACTTGCCCAGAAAAGCAACGGGCTCAGCACACCTGAGAACAGGAAGCTTTTCTCATTTGCTTCTTCCTTACCATACCCTCCTCAAGTTTCATCAAGGGAAACTTCATGCAATACAAGGGAAGGCATCCCCTACCAAATCCCTCCTCTGATCGAACCccatgggaggcagaggatcTCTGGGTGTGGCAGGCGAATTGTGGTTTTTAGAAGCTAAGCCAGCTTTTGCTCTCCAGCCTTCACAGATGAGACCATGGCCCAGAGAGGGCGGGTGGCAAacacagggtcacacagccaagaATCTGCCTGGGGAGATGAAGGCAGTAGAAGGCAATACCATTTTAGGTTTCTATCCCTTCTTTGTCCCCAGCTCCCAAGAGGCGTGTCTGGAATGTTGGAGGGACCTGAGCCAGAGGGAGTGTCCCCTTCCCAGGCCCTGGGGGGAGAAAGGAC
The nucleotide sequence above comes from Nomascus leucogenys isolate Asia chromosome 8, Asia_NLE_v1, whole genome shotgun sequence. Encoded proteins:
- the AQP3 gene encoding aquaporin-3 isoform X2: MGRQKELVSRCGEMLHIRYRLLRQALAECLGTLILVMFGCGSVAQVVLSRGTHGGFLTINLAFGFAVTLGILIAGQVSGAHLNPAVTFAMCFLAREPWIKLPIYTLAQTLGAFLGAGIVFGLYYDAIWGFADNQLFVSGPNGTAGIFATYPSGHLDTINGFFDQDRPALVVGAHRVPTPGLHCGCLRVPADDRLPPGAAPTLHGARECEAGPCEAQGADLSGQGPSPHSGALALSIH
- the AQP3 gene encoding aquaporin-3 isoform X1; this encodes MGRQKELVSRCGEMLHIRYRLLRQALAECLGTLILVMFGCGSVAQVVLSRGTHGGFLTINLAFGFAVTLGILIAGQVSGAHLNPAVTFAMCFLAREPWIKLPIYTLAQTLGAFLGAGIVFGLYYDAIWGFADNQLFVSGPNGTAGIFATYPSGHLDTINGFFDQFIGTASLIVCVLAIVDPYNNPVPRGLEAFTVGLVVLVIGTSMGFNSGYAVNPARDFGPRLFTALAGWGSKVFTTGRHWWWVPIVSPLLGSIAGVFVYQLMIGCHLEQPPPSTEQENVKLAHVKHKEQI